A part of Populus alba chromosome 8, ASM523922v2, whole genome shotgun sequence genomic DNA contains:
- the LOC118053858 gene encoding probable RNA-dependent RNA polymerase 1 — protein sequence MDYDIVPTRMAAECTIDNITLHFGCQVSKDKFYALWHKENVSVNFGFVNRKIYLFLTYLSTKYKLELSYENIWQIELHRPRGQTKKFLNVQMLGGPKILKKDTDNQWVRDVDFSPSHCIGQSSALCLELPRSGQLPNFQENFPCYKEDEGRFFLEVGSAFCRVSDLVPILREAQGIELPYDIVFKVNSLVQHGYLPGPALDASFYRLINPSRVNIAHIQHALEKLHHSMECCYDPVRWLRAEYQKCISTGRLPPPPAVAVDDGLVHVRRVQITPTKVYFRGPEVNLSNRVLRKYPDDIDNFLRVSFVDEDLDKLFATNISPRTFSAIEGRQTKIYQRILSTQRNGIVIGSKKFEFLGFSSSQLRESSLWMFASRTGLTAADIREWMGDFREIRNVAKYAARLGQSFGSSRESFNIDVEDIESIPDIEVRSGGVDYVFSDGIGKISAELANSIARKFGFLSFTPSAFQIRYGGYKGVVAVDPTSSKKLSLRESMSKYKSTNTSLDILGWSKYQACYLNREVITLLSTLGVRDHIFQRKQNEAIAQLNTILTDPSSAQEALQLMGPGESTNVLKEMLACGYKPDAEPFLAMMLQTFRASKLLDLRTKSRIFIPNGRAMMGCLDETRTLGYGQAFVQFSRARGGESVGNTQILKGKLIVAKNPCLHPGDVRVLQAMNVPALHHMVDCIVFPQKGKRPHSNECSGSDLDGDVYFVCWDPDLIPPQTFPPMDYTAAPPTILDHDVTIEEVQEYFTDYLLNDSLGIICNAHTVFADRDPLMARSKECIELARLSSIAVDFPKTGVPAKIPQELRVKDYPDFMEKAAERTYESKRVLGKLFRDVRDFAPDSSPVRSFTKEMARRSYDPDMEVDGFRDHIEEALHCKSVYDNKLGNMMDYYGIKTEAEIISGCIMKVGKSFDKKRDFDSINYSIRSLRKEARAWFAESDSSPDDLYAKASAWYYVTYHPSHWGRYNEGMNRVHFLSFPWCVYDKLIAIKKGKALGGRGASRLTSLVHRFSQASI from the exons ATGGATTATGATATTGTTCCAACGCGAATGGCCGCTGAGTGTACCATAGATAACATAACACTGCACTTTGGATGTCAAGTGTCGAAGGATAAATTTTATGCTCTCTGGCATAAGGAAAATGTTTCCGtaaattttggttttgtaaACAGGAAAATCTACCTCTTCCTGACGTACCTTTCTACAAAATACAAGCTCGAGCTATCTTACGAAAATATTTGGCAGATTGAGCTGCATCGACCTCGGGGACAAACTAAGAAATTTCTCAATGTCCAG ATGCTCGGGGGCCCCAAGATTCTTAAGAAAGATACTGATAATCAATGGGTCCGAGATGTTGATTTTTCTCCATCTCACTGCATTGGCCAATCTTCTGCTTTGTGTTTGGAGCTTCCACGCAGCGGCCAACTTCCGAATTTTCAGGAAAACTTTCCCTGTTATAAAGAAGATGAAGGTCGCTTCTTTCTGGAAGTGGGGTCAGCTTTCTGTCGCGTGTCAGATCTTGTTCCCATTTTGAGGGAAGCTCAAGGAATTGAACTGCCATATGACATCGTGTTTAAAGTCAATTCCTTGGTCCAGCATGGCTATCTTCCTGGACCAGCACTTGATGCAAGTTTCTACCGTTTGATCAATCCATCTAGAGTAAACATTGCACACATACAACATGCCCTGGAGAAACTGCATCATTCGATGGAGTGCTGTTATGATCCTGTAAGGTGGCTGCGGGCGGAATATCAGAAATGCATCTCCACTGGCAGACTTCCTCCACCACCTGCAGTTGCCGTAGATGATGGATTGGTGCATGTACGTCGGGTTCAGATAACCCCTACTAAAGTGTACTTCCGCGGTCCAGAGGTGAATCTCTCCAATCGCGTTTTACGCAAATATCCTGATGATATTGATAACTTTCTCCGGGTTTCTTTTGTTGATGAGGATCTAGATAAACTTTTTGCAACAAATATATCTCCACGGACATTTTCTGCAATCGAGGGGAGGCaaacaaaaatttatcaaaggaTATTGTCGACCCAAAGAAATGGCATAGTTATTGGGTCTAAGAAGTTTGAGTTTCTAGGTTTCTCATCAAGTCAACTACGAGAAAGTTCTCTTTGGATGTTTGCTTCTAGAACTGGGCTTACAGCAGCGGATATTAGAGAATGGATGGGTGATTTTCGTGAGATAAGGAATGTGGCCAAATATGCTGCAAGGCTTGGTCAGTCTTTTGGCTCATCGAGGGAAAGTTTCAATATTGATGTGGAGGACATAGAATCCATTCCGGATATAGAGGTTAGAAGTGGCGGAGTCGACTATGTATTCTCTGATGGTATTGGAAAGATTTCAGCAGAATTGGCAAACAGCATCGCTCGGAAATTTGGCTTTCTAAGTTTTACTCCTTCCGCCTTTCAGATTAGATACGGCGGGTACAAAGGTGTTGTGGCTGTTGATCCCACTTCCTCAAAGAAATTGTCATTGAGGGAAAGCATGTCCAAATACAAGTCAACTAACACTAGCTTAGATATTTTGGGATGGAGCAAGTATCAGGCTTGCTATCTCAATCGTGAAGTGATCACTCTTCTATCCACCCTTGGAGTTAGGGACCACATTTTTCAAAGGAAGCAAAATGAGGCCATAGCTCAACTAAATACTATTTTAACTGATCCGTCAAGTGCACAGGAGGCACTCCAGTTGATGGGTCCAGGAGAGAGCACAAACGTTCTGAAGGAAATGCTTGCATGCGGTTATAAACCGGATGCAGAGCCATTTCTTGCAATGATGCTGCAAACATTCCGGGCATCAAAGTTGCTTGATTTGCGGACAAAATCGCGCATATTTATTCCAAATGGAAGAGCGATGATGGGATGCCTGGACGAAACCAGGACGTTGGGATACGGTCAAGCATTTGTTCAGTTTTCTCGTGCTAGAGGTGGCGAATCAGTGGGAAATACTCAGATTTTGAAGGGAAAGTTAATTGTCGCAAAAAACCCGTGTCTACACCCAGGAGACGTGCGGGTCTTACAGGCTATGAATGTGCCTGCATTGCATCACATGGTGGATTGCATCGTTTTTCCCCAAAAAGGAAAGAG ACCACATTCAAATGAATGCTCGGGAAGTGATCTAGATGGAGATGTTTACTTTGTATGTTGGGACCCTGATCTTATTCCTCCTCAGACATTTCCACCCATGGATTATACGGCAGCACCACCTACGATTTTGGATCATGATGTGACAATAGAG GAAGTTCAAGAGTATTTCACGGATTACCTTCTCAACGACAGCTTAGGGATCATTTGCAATGCTCACACTGTCTTCGCAGACAGGGACCCTCTCATGGCAAGAAGTAAAGAATGTATTGAGCTTGCTCGGCTGTCCTCAATCGCTGTTGACTTCCCTAAAACGGGTGTGCCAGCTAAAATCCCTCAAGAGCTACGTGTCAAAGACTATCCAGATTTCATGGAAAAGGCGGCAGAACGTACCTATGAATCCAAGCGTGTGCTTGGAAAGCTTTTTCGAGATGTAAGAGACTTTGCACCAGACTCGAGTCCCGTAAGATCCTTCACAAAGGAAATGGCAAGGCGGTCTTATGACCCTGACATGGAAGTGGATGGATTTCGGGACCATATCGAGGAGGCTTTGCACTGTAAAAGTGTGTATGATAACAAGTTGGGGAACATGATGGATTATTATGGCATCAAAACTGAGGCCGAAATAATCAGTGGTTGCATCATGAAAGTGGGGAAATCTTTTGACAAGAAAAGGGACTTCGATTCTATTAATTATTCTATAAGGTCCTTGAGGAAGGAAGCTAGAGCCTGGTTTGCCGAGAGCGACAGTAGCCCTGATGATCTTTACGCAAAAGCATCAGCTTGGTACTACGTCACGTATCATCCTAGCCATTGGGGTCGCTACAACGAGGGAATGAACCGAGTTCATTTCCTCAGTTTTCCCTGGTGTGTCTATGACAAGCTTATTGCCATCAAGAAGGGCAAAGCATTGGGCGGTCGAGGGGCTTCGCGGCTGACATCACTGGTGCACCGGTTCAGTCAAGCTTCCATTTAG